The following are encoded in a window of Pseudomonas graminis genomic DNA:
- a CDS encoding OBAP family protein produces the protein MRLFPERVLVSNAARVSPRLALSAALAGLVLTGCAGDDTRSNVPSPGKPTSATLSVLDAGAATLQSRPPVEALNAYLDGFHFYNGHPDVQMEAHHYCSVLSEEFIQCVIYDGNVRDAKLMGVEYIISADLFNQLPEGEKRLWHSHAHEVKSGQLVAPGIPASAEHALMAKLANTYGKTWHTWHTDQDKRLPLGVPQLMMGFTADGQADPAMVEQRNRRMAIDTEKKRSERADIQIQPVLKGADAWQHGDAVQLADPTGRAHVMQPGKPSPPGTNSRSAAPQADP, from the coding sequence ATGCGGTTATTCCCTGAACGGGTATTGGTGAGTAATGCAGCCCGGGTCAGCCCGAGGCTGGCGCTATCGGCGGCACTGGCCGGCCTGGTGTTAACCGGTTGCGCAGGTGATGACACTCGCTCGAACGTGCCGAGTCCCGGCAAGCCAACCAGTGCAACCCTCAGCGTTCTCGATGCAGGCGCCGCCACGTTACAGTCGCGTCCGCCTGTCGAGGCTCTGAACGCCTATCTGGATGGCTTTCATTTCTATAACGGTCATCCCGATGTGCAAATGGAAGCCCATCACTACTGCTCGGTGCTCAGCGAAGAGTTCATTCAGTGCGTGATTTACGATGGCAATGTGCGAGACGCCAAGTTGATGGGCGTCGAGTACATTATCAGCGCTGACTTGTTCAATCAGTTGCCCGAGGGCGAGAAGCGCCTCTGGCACAGCCACGCCCACGAAGTGAAGTCGGGGCAGCTGGTGGCGCCGGGTATTCCGGCCAGTGCCGAACACGCGTTGATGGCCAAGCTTGCCAATACCTATGGCAAAACCTGGCACACCTGGCACACCGATCAGGACAAGCGCCTGCCATTGGGCGTCCCGCAATTGATGATGGGCTTTACCGCCGACGGCCAGGCAGACCCTGCCATGGTTGAGCAGCGCAACCGCCGCATGGCCATCGATACCGAAAAGAAACGCTCGGAACGCGCGGACATCCAGATCCAGCCGGTGCTCAAGGGCGCCGATGCCTGGCAGCACGGCGATGCAGTGCAGTTGGCAGACCCTACCGGTCGCGCCCACGTCATGCAGCCTGGCAAACCTTCGCCTCCTGGCACCAATAGTCGATCCGCCGCGCCCCAGGCGGATCCCTAG
- a CDS encoding DUF6555 family protein: MQHTQHYRIEYLFHGKPRWFYVCAKQMDNAEAWHWAAVDAGVADIPKYRSDRAIKLSKPKAERLGIDAVTWKPA; this comes from the coding sequence ATGCAACATACCCAACACTACCGCATCGAATACCTTTTCCATGGCAAGCCACGGTGGTTCTACGTGTGCGCCAAGCAAATGGACAACGCTGAGGCGTGGCACTGGGCTGCAGTCGACGCTGGCGTGGCCGACATCCCCAAATACCGGAGCGACAGAGCCATCAAACTGTCCAAGCCCAAGGCCGAACGATTGGGTATCGATGCCGTGACCTGGAAGCCAGCGTAA
- a CDS encoding general stress protein, protein MTTANKNPGNFANDREKASQAGRKGGQASGGNFANDRVKASEAGKKGGQNSHGGGRRSSAD, encoded by the coding sequence ATGACAACCGCCAACAAAAATCCGGGTAATTTTGCCAACGATCGTGAGAAGGCCTCTCAGGCCGGGAGAAAAGGCGGCCAGGCGTCCGGGGGCAACTTCGCCAACGACCGCGTCAAGGCCTCCGAAGCGGGGAAAAAAGGCGGCCAGAACAGCCATGGCGGAGGTCGTCGATCATCTGCCGATTAA